The following is a genomic window from Actinomadura sp. WMMB 499.
ACACCTCCGTGGTGGACCTGACGGCGCGGCTGCACGATCCGGTGGACGTCCTGTTCGGCACGCAGCTCGGCGGCGGCACCGACATCGGCCGGGCGCTCGCCTACTGCCAGCGGCTGATCACCCGGCCGTCGGCGACGGTGCTGGTGCTGATCAGCGACCTGTTCGAGGGCGGTTCACGGGACGAGCTGCTGCGCCGGGTGTCGGCGCTGACGGCGTCGGGGGTGCGGGTGGTGGTGCTGCTGGCGCTGTCGGACGACGGGACGCCCGCGCACGACCACGCGAACGCGGCGGCGCTCGCCGCGCTGGGCGTGCCCGCGTTCGCCTGCACCCCGGACGCGTTCCCCGACCTGATGGCCGCCGCCCTCGAGGGCCGCGACCTGCGCGCCTTCGCCGCCGGCGGCTGACCCGCCACCGCGTCGCCGGGGCGGGTATGACCCTCCCCGGAGAGTGTGCGCTACATTTGCTCATATGAGCACTTCTTCAGATGTCGTGGCCGGGGAATGCGCCGTCCGGGTCGTCGACCCGGAGAAGGTGTCCCTGGTCAAGGGGGCGCTGCCGGACGGGGCGACGATCGGGGAGCTCGCGCAGGTGTTCGGGCTGCTGTCCGACCCGGGACGGCTGCGCGTGCTCACGGCGCTGCTCGAGGGCGGCGAGATGTGCGTGTGCGACATCGCGGCGTCCTGCGGGAACTCGGAGTCGGCGGTGTCGCACGCCCTGCGGCTGCTGCGGGCCAGCCGGGTCGTCCAGGTGCGGCGGGCCGGGCGGATGGCGTACTACCGGCTGGACGACTCGCACGTGCGGATGCTGCTCGACCTCGCGCTCGCGCACGTCAGCCACGGGGAGGACGGGTCATGACGGCGGAGCACGGGCCGGAACACGGGCACGGGCCGGAACACGGCCACGGGCACGGGCACGGGATCTCCGCGAGCGCGGACCGGCGGCTGCTCGGCGGGGCGCTCGCGCTGATCGTGGCGTACATGTCGGTCGAGGTGGTCATCGGCATCCTCGCCGGGTCGCTGGCCCTGATGACCGACGCGGCGCACATGATGACGGACGCGTTCGCGATCGCGCTCGCGCTGGTCGCGATGCGGATCGCGGCGCGGCCGCCGAAGGGCGGCTACACCTACGGGCTGCGGCGGACGGAGATCCTGTCGGCGCAGCTCAACGGGCTGACACTGATCCTGCTCACGGTGTACTTCGTCTACGAGGGCGTGCACCGGCTCATCGACCCGCCCTCGGTCGACGGGAAGTTCGTGTTCTTCACGGCGCTCGCCGGGGTCGTGGTCAACCTCGTCGCGACGTGGCTGATCAGCAAAGCGAACCGGAGCAGCCTGAACATCGAGGGGGCGTTCCAGCACATCCTGAACGACCTGTTCGCGTTCATCGCCACCGCGATCGCGGGCCTGCTGGTCTGGACGGCCGGGTTCGCGCGGGCGGACGCCATCGCGTCGCTGGTCGTCGCGGCGCTGATGCTCAAGGCCGGCTACGGGCTGCTGCGGGACGCGGGCCGGGTGCTGATGGAGGCGGCGCCCGCGGGCGTCGACCCGTCCGAGCTGGGCGCCCGGCTGGCCCGGCGGCCCTGCGTGGAGGAGGTCCACGACCTGCACGTGTGGGAGGTCAGCTCCGGCTATCCGGCGCTGTCGGCGCACGTGCTCGTCGACAGCGCGGGCGACTGCCACGCGGTGCGGCGCGATCTGCAGGAGGTCCTGCGGGCCTGGTACGGGATCACGCACACGACGCTCGAGGTCGATCACGTGGCCGCGACCGCCTACGACGTCCACTGCGACGACGCGCACGGTCCCCGGCACGTGTCGGACGTCCAGGGGCCGCACCGGCACGCGGGATCGGCCCCCTGCGACCACTGAGCTAGCCGCCGGTCCCCGCCGGGACGCCGAACAGCTTCGCGGGGCCGTCCCAGCACACGGCGCGCAGCCAGGCGTCGCCGAGGCCGAGCCGGGCCAGGCCCTCGAGCTGGTGAGCGTACGCGTAGGGGATGTTCGGGAAATCGGTGCCGAACAGGACGCGCCCGGCGAGGCCGAGATCGCGCAGCCGGGGCATGAGGGCGGCCGGGAAGTCCGACAGGCCGAAGTCGGTGAACACCATCGTGGTGTCGAGGTGGACGCCGCCGTACCGGCCGGCGAGCGCGAAGAACCCGTCGCATTCGGGCGCGCCCATGTGCGCGACGATCGCGGTCAGGCGGGGGTGGCGGGCGAGGACGTCGCCGAAGGGGCCCGGGCCCGTGAAGCCGTTCGCGACCGGGCCCGATCCGGCGTGGACGAGCGCGACGACGCCCGCCTCGGCGAGCGCGCCCCACACCTCGTCCAGTTCGGGCGCGCGCGGGTCGAACCCGCCGACCTGCAGGTGGACCTTGAACACGCGGGTGCCGGCGTCGATGGCCCGGCGCACGTAGTCCGCCGCACCGGGCTCGGGGTAGAACGTCCCCGTCTGCACGCACTCCGGGACCCGCGCGGCGAAACCGGCCGCCCACGCGTTCAGCGACTCGGCCATGCCGGGACGGTGCGGGTACAGCAGCGAGGTGAACGCGCGGACGCCGTGGCGGCGCAGGAACGCGATCCGCTCGTCCTCGGGGTCCCGGTACCGGATGGGCCACTCGGTCCCGATCAGCGGCCCGGCCCCGTCGAAGTACTCCCAGACCGCGCTCATCAGGCGCGGCGGCATGAAGTGGGTGTGGACGTCGATCAGCCCGGGCAGTCCCAGCCCTCGCCAGAACCCGGTGATCTCGGCGTCCGAACACGGTCCGGAATCCGATTCGGTCACGCCCGAACTCTAGCCGAACCGGTCACACGATCTCGTCCAGGAGGACGGGCAGGGCCGCGCGCAGCTCGCGGCGCCAGTAGGGCCAGGTGTGGGTGCCCCGGTAGAAGTGCGTCGACACCGGGATGCCCAGCTTGCGCAGCTTGTCGGCGAACCCGCGGCCGACGGTGTGCGCGAGCGCCTCCAGCGGGTCCCGGCCGGCGCCCGGGCGCGGGTCGAACGGGCCGGGCAGACCGTCGCCCGCGCTGACGTACAGCCGGACGCCGGCGAGCCGGTCGGCGAGGTCGAACGGGTTGTGCTGCCGCCACAGAACGCGCTGCCGTTCGGGGTCGCCCCACACGTCCGTCCAGTCCCGCCCGGGTTCGGCGACCGCGACGCCCAGCTCGACCAGGTCGGCGGCGTCGAGCGCGGACGGGTCGGCGTGCAGGGTGTGCACCGGCCCGCTGAACGACGCGGCGGCGCGGAACAGCCCGCGATGGCGGGCCGCGTACGACATCGCGCCGAATCCGCCCATGGCGTTCCCGGCGACGGCGCTCTCGCCGCCCGCACGGTAACCGCGTTCCAGGATCTGCCGGAGCTCGGCCAGATGGAACGTCTCCCACCGCGGGGCCCCGCCCTCGCCGCGATTCCACCAGTCGGTGTAGTTGCCGCACCGGCCGCCGTCCGGCATGACGATGATCACATCGGTGCCGGCGGTGAGGTCCTCGAGGTCGGTGTGGTCGGTCCACGCCCGGTGGTCGGCGCGGCCGTCGGCGCCGTGCAGCAGCCACAGCGACGGCCAGGTGCGGGACGCGTTCCGCGACCAGCCCTCGGGCAGCAGCAGCCGGACGTGCGCGACGGCCGGCAGGACCGGGGAGCGGACCGCCAGATCGAGGACGCGGGGCCGGGGGCGGCGCTCCGCCACGACCGAGGCGCCGTCGTCGGCGGGGGCGGTGAAGGACGTCGCACTGCGCATGGGCCACCCCGCGGGAATTCAGCTGTCGTCCCCTGAAATGTCCCCGCTCCGGCGGGTGTTTCAACGTTGAGTAATCGGTTTATAAAATATCGGGCCGGGGATTGCGGTCCAGGTCGCCGGTAGGGTGACGCGGACGGGAAAGGGCGATCGGCCCGGAGGCGGAGCAGCTGAGATGCGGAGCAAGACCGAACTGGAGTCGGCCATCCGGACCGGCGGCCGGGCGGTGCTGGTGATCAACTCGCGGTCGCGGCGCGGGCGGCGGCTGTACGGGACGGCGCGGCGGCTGCTGGACGAGGCCGGGCTCGAGTTCGCGCACGTCTTCCCGGTGACCGATCCCGGGCGGCTCCGCGACCTGTTCGCCGACGTCCTGGCGCTGGAGCCCGACCTCGTCGTCGTGGGCGGCGGGGACGGGACGGTCGCCGAGGCCGTCGCGACCCTCGCGCACCGCGACATCGCCCTCGGCGTCCTGCCGCTCGGCACCACCAACAACTTCGCGCGCAGCCTGGAGCTGCCGCTCGACCTGCCGGGCGCCGTCCGCACCCTGTGCGTCGGGGGCCCGGCGGGCGGCAAGGTCGCCGACGTGGACGTCGGCTGGTTCGACAGCACCGACGACCCGCGCGGCGAGGGCCCCGGCGACGACCGCGCGCACATCTTCGCGAACATGGTCAGCATCGGGCTGTCGGTGCACGTCGCGGGCGGCGTCCCGCACCTGCTCAAGCGGTACGCCGGCCGCGCCGCGTACGCGCTGACGGCCGTGGGCATGCTGCCCCGGCACCGGGCGTTCACGGCCCGGATCACCATCGACGGCGAGACCCGCGAGATGAAGACGCACCAGCTGAACGTCGCCAACGGCGCGCACCACAGCGGGACGCGCATCGCCCGCGACGCCAGCCCGGACGACCGGCTGCTGGCCGTCTACCGGCTGGGCGACGAGCGGCGGCTGCGGCTGGCGTCGGCGACGGCCCGGCACGTGCTGACCGGGCCGCGCCGCTCGCTCGCCGAGGACGCCTTCACCACCACCGACCGCGTCGAGATCGAGACCGATCCGCCGCTGCGGGTCGACGTGGACGGCGAGATCCGCGGCCGGACGCCGGTGACGATCCGGCTGCGCGGCAACGCGCTGCGCGTCGTCGTCCCCCAGACGTTCATCGACACCTGACCGGCGGCCCGGCCCTAGCCGGCGACCTCCCGCGCGCCGCCCGTCCCGCCCGCGCCGCCCGTCCCGCTCGAAGCGCCCGGCGCCGCGCCGCCGCCCGCCTCGCCGCCCGCGCCGCCGGCCGCTTCGCCGGCCATGACGTAGGCGCCCGCCTCGAGCCGCTCGATGAGGCCGTGCGTCCACGCGGTCGCGGCGTCCGCGGAGTGCGTCCACCAGCCGAGCAGCTCCCGCAGGTGGTCGCCCGGGTCGAGCTCGTCCGCGTGGGGGCTCACCGACGCGCGCCAGGCCGCCAGGCCCTCCAGGCGCTGCCGCAGCAGCCCGAGCGCCTCGGCGCGCGGCAGCTCGGTGAGGAACCCGAGGCCCGCCGTCAGCATCTCGGGGTGCCGGACGTCGACCGTGCCGAGCGCGCACCGCAGCAGGCGCAGGAACTCCTCCCGGCCCGCGTCGGTGATCTCGTAGTCCACGTGCGGGGGGCCCGCGTCGCTCTCCTCGACGTCGTGGGCGTGCAGCAGGCCCTCCTTGGCCAGCTGCCTGAGCGCGTGGTAGATCGAACCGGGGTTCACGTGCGCCCACTCGTCCGATCCCCACGCCAGCAGATCGCGCCGGACCGTGTAACCGTGCGCCCGCCCTGACCGCCGCACGCCGCCGAGCACCAGCAGCCGCGTCGCCGACATCTGGCTCCCTTCCGATCGGATGACGCTCAAGGCTACGGCCTCGGCGGGCCGGGACGCGGCACGGGCGGCCGCCCCCGGCCGGTGCCGCCGCGGCGGGAGGTCAGTGATCGGCCGCCGACAGGTCGACGTCGCGCGGGGTGAGGCGCCATACGAGGGCGGCGGCGGCCAGCATCAGGACGGCGCCCGCGAGGCCGGTGACGCCGAGGGAGTGCCCGAAGGCCGTCCGCGCCGCCTCCGCCAGGGCGTCGGTGCCGGCGCGGGCGACCTCGAGTGCGCCGCTGATGGACTCGCGGGCCGTCTCGGCGGCGCCGCCGGTGACGCCCAGCCCGGCCAGCTCGCCGTGCGTCAGGCCGCTCCGGTAGACGGCGGCGGCGAGGCTGCCGAGCAGCGCGATGCCGAGCGCGCCGCCGATGTCGTAGCTGGTCTCCTCGACGGCGGCCGCGCTGCCCGCCTGCTCCGGCGGGGCGCCCGCCATGATGACGGCGGACGCGATCGCGAGCGAGCCCGCGCCCGTCCCGATCAGCGTCAGCGCGACGGCCACCGGCCAGTACCCGAGCGGCTCGGGGGCCAGGCCGAGGACGGCGAAGCCGAGCCCGGCGACCGCCAGCCCGCCCGCCAGGACGGTCCGGGCGCCGACCCGCGCGGCGACCGCGGGGGCCGCCGGGGACGCGATGATCGCGGCGACGGCCATCGGCAGCAGCCGCAGGCCCGTCTCCAGCGGCCCGTACCCCTGGACGAGCTGCATCCACTGGGCCATCAGCAGCATCATGCCCGCCATCGCCAGCTCGGTGGTCATCGCCGCGACGGCGCCCGCGCTGAACGAGGGCGTCCGGAACAGCCGCAGTTCCAGCAGCGGCTCGGGACGGCGCAGGCTGCGGCGCACGAACCAGCCGAGCGCGACGGCGGCGACCGCCGCCGACACCAGCGCCGCGGCGTCGGTGGGGCCGTGCTTGCCGGCGCTCTTGATGGCGTAGACGAGCGCGACCATGCCGGCCATCGACAGCATGACGGCGGGGAAGTCCAGCGGCCCGGGGCGCGGATTGCGCGCCTCCGGCAGCAGGACGAGCCCGGCGGCGATCGCCACCGCCATCACCGGCACGTTGACGAGGAACGCCGAGTGCCAGGAGAAGTGCTCCAGCAGGAACCCGCCGAGGATGGGGCCGAACGCCGCGCCGACCGCCGCCATCGCCGACCAGACGCCGAGCGCGGTGGCACGCTCGCGCCCGTCCGGGAACAGGGTGCGGATCATCGACAGCGTGGACGGCATGATCATCGCTCCGCCGACGCCGAGCAGCGCCCGCACCGCGATCACCGCGCCGGGGGTGGTGGCGAACACGACGAGGATCGAGGCGGTGCCGAACACCGCGAAGCCGGCGATCAGCATCCGCTTGCGGCCCCACCGGTCGCCGAGCGCGCTGACCGTGACCAGCAGGCCCGCTACGACGAGGGCGTAGACGTCCACCATCCACAGCAGCGAGACGGTGTCGGGCCGCAGGTCGGCGGAGATCGCCGGCAGCGCCACGTTGAGGATGGTGATGTCCATGACGACGAGCAGGAGGCTCGCCGACAGGACGGCCAGGCCGGCCCAGCGGCGCGGGTCCGGCGCGGCCGCCGCTCCGGGCGCGGTGCGCGGGGTCTCGGGTGTCTTCGCGGTCACGGCCGCGTCCCCGTCCCGTGCAGGAACGTCTCGGCCATCAGCCGGGCGACCTCGCGGGGCGCGACGTCGCCGCGCCGGAGGCTCTCCCTGGCGGTGACGCACATCCCGTAGACCGCGTTGCTGATCCACCGCGCGGGCAGGTCGGGGCGCATCGCCCCGGACCGCTGCGCGGCGGCGTAGAGGGCGATCTCGCGCTCCTCCAGCAGGTCCGAGCGCTCCCGCAGGTGCGGGTACGACTCGGCCGCGGCGAAGGTGAGCGACCAGCCGTGCTCGTGCGCGAGGTCGCCGAACGCCTCCAGCAGCGTCCGGACGGTCGCGAGGTGCACCTCCGGGTCGGCGGACGCGGCGGCGGCGTCGACCCCGGTGGCGTCGAGGGCCGCCTCCCACCGGTCGAGCGCCCGGGTGCCGATCTCGTCGATCAGCTCGTCCCGACCGGCGAAGTGGCGGTGCAGGGTGGCCCGGCTGACCCCGGCGGCCTCGGCGAGGTCGGCCATCGAGGCCGCCGGGTCCTCGTTCAGGCGGCGCAGGACCGCCTCGATGATCTGCTCGCGCACCTGCATGCGCGGCACCCCCGTATCAGATGAGACATCAACGCCTCACATGATACAAGATTGTCTCACTCGTTCGCGTCGCCGGAGAGTTCGGCGAGGTCCTCGGCGGTGAGCCGCAGGCCGGCGGCGGCGATGTTCTCCTCCAGGTGCTCGAGCGAGCCCGTGCCGGGGATCGCGAGCATGACCGGGGACAGCGCGAGCAGGCCCGCCAGCAGGATCTGCGCGGGCGTGGCGCCGTGCCGTTCGGCGACCCGCGCGACGCGCGCGTCGTCCGGGATCCCGAAGCCGCCCAGCGGGAAGTACGGGACGCACGCGATCCCCGCGGCCTCGCATTCGGCGAGCATCGCCGCGTCCTGCGGCATCGTGATGTCGAACCGGTTCTGGACGCCCGCGACCGGCGCGATCGCCCGCGCCTCGGCCAGCTGCGCCGCGTCCACGTGACTCAGCCCGAGATGCCGGATCAATCCCTCCTCGCGCAGCCCGGCGAGGACCTCGAACCGCTCCCCGATCGACTCGCCGCCCGGCGCGTCGATCAGGCCGGGCCGCAGGTTGACGAGGTCGAGCCGGTCCAGCCCGAGCTCGGTCAGGTTCTGCTCGACCTGGGCGCGCAGCCCGTCCGCCCCCGCCTGCCCGGTGGGGAACGGGTCGTCCGGGCCCTTGAAGGGGCCGACCTTCGTCGCGATCACGAGCCCCTCGGGGTACGGGCCGCCGAGCGCCTCGCGGATCAGGACGTTCGCCGCGACGCCGCCGCGCTCGTAGAACGCGGCGGTGTCGATGTGGTCGACGCCGAGCTCCACGGCCCGCCGCAGGACCTTCAGGCCGGTGCCGGGGTCGCGCGGCGGCCCGTCGATGCTCCCCACGGGCAGCCGCATCGCGCCGAATCCCATGCGGCGGACCCGCAGATCGCCGCCGAGCATGAAGTGCGTTTCGTTCGTCATGTCCCCAACCGTGCCTTTTATGACCGGGCCCGGCGAGCGGCTGGCAGTTTGCTGCCATCTGGCAGGTCGCGGGACCGCGGTGGCAGACTGGACGCCGATGAGCGTCGAAACCGTCCCGAGCACCGACCTCAACGTGACGCTGCGCGGCGAGGCCGAGCTGATCGAGCGCGCCGGGCACCTGTTCGAGGCGCGCGAGGAGTTCGCCTGCGCCGCCCGCGACCTCGACACCTGGGCGCTCCCCGGCTTCCGCGAGCAGCTCGTGACCGAGCGCCGGGCCATGCGGCACGCGCCCGCCGTCCGCAAGCTCTACAACCCGGAGGCGCTGGCGACCGAGGCGTCCGAACGGCACCTGCTGGACGTCGCGCGCGCGGGCGTCGCCGTCCGGATCTGCACCGCCCCGCTCCCGTACGAGACGATCGTCGTCGACCGGCGCGTCGCGATCCTGGCGGGCCCGCCGCGCGCCGGGGTGCGCGAGTACACGGTCGTCCGGTCGCCGGGCGTGGTGCGGGGGGTCGTCTCGCTGCTGCAGGCCACCTGGGACCGGTCGGCCGACCTCGCCGACCACCGCCGCGACCGGGCGCCCGCGCTCACCGACGAGAGCCGCCGCATCCTGCGGCTGCTCGCCGACGGGCTGAAGGACGAGGCGGCGGCGCGGCGGCTCGGCATGTCGCTGCGCACGTACCGGCGGCGCGTCGCGGAGATCCTCACGCTGCTCGACGCCGAGTCGCGCTTCCAGGCGGGGCTGCGCGCCCACGAGCTGGGGCTGCTCGCCTGATCCGGCGCCGCGGTCCCGGCGCTCAGCCGCCGGCGAGCGGAACGAGCTTGACGAAGACCAGCTCGGGATCGGCGGTGAGGTCGACCTCCTCGTCGAGGTCCTCGACCTGCCGGTCGCCGGCCAGCACGAGGAACCCGTTCCCGGCGAAGGCGCGCTCGGCGATCTCGGCCTGCCGCTCCCAGTCGAGCCGGCGCGGCTCCCGCAGCCGGTAGCCGTCCGGTCCCGCTTCGGCCCCGTCCGGCCGGACGAGCCCGTTGAACCGCTCGGAAACGCACGCGTTGTGCCGCGCCACCTCCTCCCGGACCCGCAGCCTGACCAGTTCCCGGACGGTCATGCGCGCGGGCAGCCCCGCGACGGCGAACTCCGCGACGGGCCTGCCCGTCGCGGTCTCGTCCCGGAACGTCACCCCGGCCGGCGTCCCCCCGATGGACGGCACTTCGGTGGACCGCACTTCGCTCAACGTGCACCTCGCTCGATCTGCGTCCGGATGGACGGGTCGGTGATCTTCTCGTCGGCGGCGAGCAGGAACGCCTTGCTGAGGATCAGCGACAGCCGCTCCTCCTCGAACGGGACGAAGACGCGTCCGGCCGGGCGCCGCTCCGAGACGACGCACAGGTACGCGCCGTCCGGCTCCATCAGGACGTTCGCCGACCCCAGGTGGATCTTGTACGTGCGCAGCTCGCCGCGGACGACGAGGAACCGGCCGTCGAGCGTGCAGCGGTCCGCGATCTTCGTGCGGGGCAGGACGCGCGCGAGCGCGTCGCGCCGGGTGCGCGCGCTCTCGTCCAGCTCGCCGAAGCGGGCGCGTTCCCAGTACGCGAGCGCCGGGCCGTCGTCCGTCCAGTCGGGGTCGGCGGCGATGGAGGTGACGGAGACGAACAGGTCCACGTCCCGCATCGCCTCGCTGAACACGACCGGGGGCACCTCGGCGAGCGGCGCCGCGCGCCACGCGCCGGCCACGCGGCGGTCGAACCGGATCCGGTCGGTGCCCGCCAGGTCGTCCGGCCCGACCTCGGCCAGCACGTGCGCGAACCGGATCCGCCACTCCCCCGCCAGGACGCGCGCCGCCTCGTCCTGCGCGCCGCCGTCCCACGGGCCGAGCAGGCGGCTCGTCCAGCCGCGCGCCCGGAACAGCGCGAACAGCCGCCGGTAGTGGACGAGGTGCGCGGCGAACCGCGTCGAGTGCGTGCGGGCCTCCTCCTCCGCCGGGGTGAGCCGGTAGATCTCCCGGAACGCCTGCTTGAACGGCTGCCGCACGCCCCGCTCGACCAGCGCGTCCCGCCAGGCCCGGACGTCGCCGCCGCGCGCGCCGATCGGATGCCACAGCCGCACGGCGGCATCGTCGGGGGCGTCCGGGAGGTCGCCGATCGCGGGCAGCACGGCCGTCCAGGCGCCCGGCGCCGTCTCGACCTCCCAGATCAGGCCGCGCACGGTCGGTCCCGCGACCGGATGCCGGACGAGCCGGTCGCGCCACCACCCGAACGCGTGCCGGGCCCCGGCGGGGAAACCGCCCTCCAGCGCCCGGACGAGCGTGGCGAGCTGGGCGCCGACCCGCTTGACGAGGTCGCGCAGCTCCTTCACGGCGTCCTTGTGGTCGCGGCGGACCGCCGCCGGGACGCTCCGCAGCTCCCGCCCGTCCTGCTCGAACGACAGCCGCGCCGCCGTACCGTCGATCGTGATCACGGCGGTGTGGCCGCCCAGCTCGCGGCGCAGCGCACCGTCCGGCCCGAACCCGAGGTCGGGGAGCCGGAGGGCCACCTCGGTGCGCTCGGCCAGCGCCGCGTCGACCTTCTTGAGCATCCGGTCCAGCTGCCGCGGCACCCCGCGTGCCGCACGGCACCGCGCACGTTCCGGATCGCCGTGACCAGTTCGGGCGTCGGGACGTCCTGCGCCGCCCGGACGATCTCGAACAGCAGCGCCTGGGACGGCAGCGTCTTCGCCCCCGTCGGCGCCACCGCGATGTCCGGCAGCAGCCGGTCGAACAGGGCCGGGAGCCACGGCTCGTCGGCGGCGAGCGCGACGCGCGCCGCGCGACCCAGCGCGACCACCTCGTCGGGGCCGAACGCCTTGTCGGCCTTGTAGGGGACCGTCCCGTCCTGTACGGCGCGGGCGCGTTCCGCCGCCTCCCGCAGCGCGCTCCGGGCCCACGCCGCGTACGCGTCGATCCCGGCGGCGCGGTGCCAGGCGTCCGGGAGGGGCGGCGGCGCGGTGTACGTGCGGCCGCGGTCCAGCTCGGTCAGCCACACCCGGTCCCGCGCCCCCAGCCCCGCGATGACGCCGATCTCCCCGGCCGCCACGGGCCCGGCGCCCCGCGAGAGCCGCCCGGCCACCTCCGCGAGCAGGTCACCGTCCGCCTCGCCCGGCGAGGGCGAGCCCGCCGCCCTCTCGGTGCCCCCCGGCCCCCGCGCCGCGGCGGCTTCCCGCGCGACCTGATCGGCTTCCTCCGCCGCCGCACCGCCGCCCGAGCCTCTCCGCGCTCGAGCGGCATCCGGCGCCGGCCGACCGGCGGTCTCCCCCGCGGCGTCGCCCGACCGCGACTCCTGCGGTGGGGCGGCGGTGAGGCCCGCGACGGCCAGGAGGGCCAGCGGGGCGCCGAGGTCTTCCGCGTCCAGGAGGAACCGGACGAGCGTGCGCGCGGGGGTCGCGAGGCCGTCCGGCCACGGGCCGGGGCAGCGGGCGAGCGCCGCCGTGCCCAGCGTGAGGTCGGCCCAGTTGCGGCGCGGCAGCCCGGCGACGAGCGCGTCGAACATCCGGCGGCACGCGTCGGGGGTGAACTCGGGCTGCCGCTCGGCGGCGGCCTCCTCGACCGCGAACCGCGCGATCGTCGCCGCATGCCCCCGCGCCGCGT
Proteins encoded in this region:
- a CDS encoding TetR/AcrR family transcriptional regulator; protein product: MQVREQIIEAVLRRLNEDPAASMADLAEAAGVSRATLHRHFAGRDELIDEIGTRALDRWEAALDATGVDAAAASADPEVHLATVRTLLEAFGDLAHEHGWSLTFAAAESYPHLRERSDLLEEREIALYAAAQRSGAMRPDLPARWISNAVYGMCVTARESLRRGDVAPREVARLMAETFLHGTGTRP
- a CDS encoding helix-turn-helix domain-containing protein, which gives rise to MSVETVPSTDLNVTLRGEAELIERAGHLFEAREEFACAARDLDTWALPGFREQLVTERRAMRHAPAVRKLYNPEALATEASERHLLDVARAGVAVRICTAPLPYETIVVDRRVAILAGPPRAGVREYTVVRSPGVVRGVVSLLQATWDRSADLADHRRDRAPALTDESRRILRLLADGLKDEAAARRLGMSLRTYRRRVAEILTLLDAESRFQAGLRAHELGLLA
- a CDS encoding aldo/keto reductase; translated protein: MTNETHFMLGGDLRVRRMGFGAMRLPVGSIDGPPRDPGTGLKVLRRAVELGVDHIDTAAFYERGGVAANVLIREALGGPYPEGLVIATKVGPFKGPDDPFPTGQAGADGLRAQVEQNLTELGLDRLDLVNLRPGLIDAPGGESIGERFEVLAGLREEGLIRHLGLSHVDAAQLAEARAIAPVAGVQNRFDITMPQDAAMLAECEAAGIACVPYFPLGGFGIPDDARVARVAERHGATPAQILLAGLLALSPVMLAIPGTGSLEHLEENIAAAGLRLTAEDLAELSGDANE
- a CDS encoding alpha/beta hydrolase family protein, with product MRSATSFTAPADDGASVVAERRPRPRVLDLAVRSPVLPAVAHVRLLLPEGWSRNASRTWPSLWLLHGADGRADHRAWTDHTDLEDLTAGTDVIIVMPDGGRCGNYTDWWNRGEGGAPRWETFHLAELRQILERGYRAGGESAVAGNAMGGFGAMSYAARHRGLFRAAASFSGPVHTLHADPSALDAADLVELGVAVAEPGRDWTDVWGDPERQRVLWRQHNPFDLADRLAGVRLYVSAGDGLPGPFDPRPGAGRDPLEALAHTVGRGFADKLRKLGIPVSTHFYRGTHTWPYWRRELRAALPVLLDEIV
- a CDS encoding diacylglycerol kinase family protein — translated: MRSKTELESAIRTGGRAVLVINSRSRRGRRLYGTARRLLDEAGLEFAHVFPVTDPGRLRDLFADVLALEPDLVVVGGGDGTVAEAVATLAHRDIALGVLPLGTTNNFARSLELPLDLPGAVRTLCVGGPAGGKVADVDVGWFDSTDDPRGEGPGDDRAHIFANMVSIGLSVHVAGGVPHLLKRYAGRAAYALTAVGMLPRHRAFTARITIDGETREMKTHQLNVANGAHHSGTRIARDASPDDRLLAVYRLGDERRLRLASATARHVLTGPRRSLAEDAFTTTDRVEIETDPPLRVDVDGEIRGRTPVTIRLRGNALRVVVPQTFIDT
- a CDS encoding amidohydrolase family protein; the protein is MTESDSGPCSDAEITGFWRGLGLPGLIDVHTHFMPPRLMSAVWEYFDGAGPLIGTEWPIRYRDPEDERIAFLRRHGVRAFTSLLYPHRPGMAESLNAWAAGFAARVPECVQTGTFYPEPGAADYVRRAIDAGTRVFKVHLQVGGFDPRAPELDEVWGALAEAGVVALVHAGSGPVANGFTGPGPFGDVLARHPRLTAIVAHMGAPECDGFFALAGRYGGVHLDTTMVFTDFGLSDFPAALMPRLRDLGLAGRVLFGTDFPNIPYAYAHQLEGLARLGLGDAWLRAVCWDGPAKLFGVPAGTGG
- a CDS encoding PadR family transcriptional regulator; protein product: MSATRLLVLGGVRRSGRAHGYTVRRDLLAWGSDEWAHVNPGSIYHALRQLAKEGLLHAHDVEESDAGPPHVDYEITDAGREEFLRLLRCALGTVDVRHPEMLTAGLGFLTELPRAEALGLLRQRLEGLAAWRASVSPHADELDPGDHLRELLGWWTHSADAATAWTHGLIERLEAGAYVMAGEAAGGAGGEAGGGAAPGASSGTGGAGGTGGAREVAG
- a CDS encoding helix-turn-helix transcriptional regulator, giving the protein MSTSSDVVAGECAVRVVDPEKVSLVKGALPDGATIGELAQVFGLLSDPGRLRVLTALLEGGEMCVCDIAASCGNSESAVSHALRLLRASRVVQVRRAGRMAYYRLDDSHVRMLLDLALAHVSHGEDGS
- a CDS encoding cation diffusion facilitator family transporter, whose product is MTAEHGPEHGHGPEHGHGHGHGISASADRRLLGGALALIVAYMSVEVVIGILAGSLALMTDAAHMMTDAFAIALALVAMRIAARPPKGGYTYGLRRTEILSAQLNGLTLILLTVYFVYEGVHRLIDPPSVDGKFVFFTALAGVVVNLVATWLISKANRSSLNIEGAFQHILNDLFAFIATAIAGLLVWTAGFARADAIASLVVAALMLKAGYGLLRDAGRVLMEAAPAGVDPSELGARLARRPCVEEVHDLHVWEVSSGYPALSAHVLVDSAGDCHAVRRDLQEVLRAWYGITHTTLEVDHVAATAYDVHCDDAHGPRHVSDVQGPHRHAGSAPCDH
- a CDS encoding MFS transporter, with the translated sequence MTAKTPETPRTAPGAAAAPDPRRWAGLAVLSASLLLVVMDITILNVALPAISADLRPDTVSLLWMVDVYALVVAGLLVTVSALGDRWGRKRMLIAGFAVFGTASILVVFATTPGAVIAVRALLGVGGAMIMPSTLSMIRTLFPDGRERATALGVWSAMAAVGAAFGPILGGFLLEHFSWHSAFLVNVPVMAVAIAAGLVLLPEARNPRPGPLDFPAVMLSMAGMVALVYAIKSAGKHGPTDAAALVSAAVAAVALGWFVRRSLRRPEPLLELRLFRTPSFSAGAVAAMTTELAMAGMMLLMAQWMQLVQGYGPLETGLRLLPMAVAAIIASPAAPAVAARVGARTVLAGGLAVAGLGFAVLGLAPEPLGYWPVAVALTLIGTGAGSLAIASAVIMAGAPPEQAGSAAAVEETSYDIGGALGIALLGSLAAAVYRSGLTHGELAGLGVTGGAAETARESISGALEVARAGTDALAEAARTAFGHSLGVTGLAGAVLMLAAAALVWRLTPRDVDLSAADH